In one window of Rhodopseudomonas palustris HaA2 DNA:
- a CDS encoding FmdB family zinc ribbon protein — protein sequence MPLYGFHCTDCDKDSELLVGFADKPRCPSCGSRKMERLISRPAPPGRSKGVVKAARARAAREGHLSNFSRKERGL from the coding sequence ATGCCGCTCTACGGATTTCATTGTACGGATTGCGACAAGGACAGCGAGCTACTGGTCGGGTTTGCCGACAAGCCGCGCTGTCCGTCCTGCGGCAGCCGCAAGATGGAGCGACTGATCTCGCGCCCGGCTCCGCCCGGCCGCAGCAAGGGCGTGGTCAAGGCCGCCCGCGCGCGGGCCGCGCGCGAGGGCCATCTGTCGAATTTCAGCCGCAAAGAGCGCGGCCTCTGA
- a CDS encoding HD-GYP domain-containing protein has protein sequence MNSLARQSAPQTEPRRRLILASDRRDQSADLARILAGVAEVQIVSTAELPEAPSRDLSGIVVDINLRSADSVQRVKQRLLGGGYQPFPRLFVLADELHHGSMQAWALGATDTIARPFDSRDLLARIRAAFPDASEITADARAEAMSQGIAAAHGVLVKMFDRLPAGKPLTYQDVLRAEGPILKAIRRSSLREWLAAVGRHHNESYRLALFATGYAVAFAQHLGMREEDQRRLTRAALLFDVGKAFVDVALLDNVDALQGERLRKFREHPRLGYDALASEGSFPRETLDVVLHHHELLDGSGYPDALHGDQISDIVRITTIVDIFTSQVAQRKNHIPLMPLRAFCQMEEMGDKIDQRLLQAFRPVAMGG, from the coding sequence ATGAACTCATTAGCCCGACAATCGGCGCCCCAGACCGAACCGCGGCGACGGCTGATCCTGGCGTCCGACCGCCGCGATCAGAGCGCGGATCTCGCGCGCATCCTCGCCGGCGTCGCCGAGGTCCAGATCGTCTCGACCGCGGAATTGCCGGAAGCCCCGTCGCGTGACCTGTCCGGGATCGTCGTCGATATCAATTTGCGCTCCGCCGACAGCGTGCAGCGCGTCAAACAACGGTTGCTCGGCGGCGGTTACCAGCCCTTCCCCCGGCTGTTCGTGCTGGCCGACGAACTGCATCACGGCTCGATGCAGGCCTGGGCGCTCGGCGCCACCGACACCATCGCCCGCCCGTTCGATTCGCGTGATCTGCTGGCGCGCATCCGCGCCGCGTTTCCGGATGCGTCGGAGATCACCGCCGACGCCCGCGCCGAGGCGATGAGCCAGGGCATCGCGGCCGCGCACGGCGTGCTGGTCAAGATGTTCGATCGGCTGCCGGCCGGCAAGCCGCTGACCTATCAGGACGTGCTCCGGGCCGAAGGACCGATCCTCAAGGCGATCCGGCGCAGCTCGCTGCGCGAATGGCTCGCCGCGGTCGGCCGCCACCACAACGAGAGCTATCGGCTCGCGCTGTTCGCGACCGGCTATGCGGTCGCCTTCGCCCAGCATCTCGGGATGCGCGAGGAAGACCAGCGCCGCCTGACCCGCGCCGCGCTGCTGTTCGACGTCGGCAAGGCGTTCGTCGACGTCGCCCTGCTCGACAATGTCGACGCCCTGCAGGGCGAACGGCTGCGCAAATTCCGCGAGCATCCGCGGCTCGGCTACGATGCGCTGGCCTCCGAGGGCAGCTTCCCGCGCGAGACCCTCGACGTCGTGCTGCATCACCACGAACTGCTCGACGGCTCGGGCTATCCCGACGCGCTGCACGGCGACCAGATCAGCGACATCGTCCGCATCACCACCATCGTCGACATCTTCACGTCGCAGGTGGCGCAGCGCAAGAACCACATCCCGTTGATGCCGCTGCGGGCGTTCTGCCAGATGGAGGAGATGGGCGACAAGATCGACCAGCGCCTGCTGCAGGCGTTCCGCCCGGTGGCGATGGGCGGTTAG
- a CDS encoding DUF7168 domain-containing protein has product MSSPSHLAALDKLKTRIQALRGKTIANGCTEEEALSAAAKVAELLDRHDLSLSDVEIRETPCEQISFETFRKKRIPLDDCVGAIAHFCDCRVWREKNPTGENRYVYFGLRSDIEVAHYLTELIDAAVRAELGRYKTSADYRRFRHQDRHLANASFSFGMVVSIGDKLMAMKAARDKVNDGAGRGLVVLKSAVVDEEFCKLDLKLRASRGTGRTVSMTAYEAGGSAGAKLTINPEIGADPPAALKR; this is encoded by the coding sequence GTGTCCAGCCCATCCCATCTTGCCGCACTCGACAAGCTCAAGACCCGGATCCAGGCGTTGCGCGGCAAGACCATCGCCAATGGCTGTACCGAGGAGGAGGCCCTGTCGGCGGCCGCCAAGGTCGCCGAGCTGCTCGATCGGCACGATCTGTCGCTGAGCGACGTCGAGATCCGCGAGACCCCGTGCGAGCAGATCAGCTTCGAGACGTTTCGCAAGAAGCGGATTCCGCTCGACGATTGCGTCGGCGCGATCGCGCATTTTTGCGATTGCCGGGTCTGGCGCGAGAAGAATCCCACCGGCGAGAACCGCTACGTGTATTTCGGGCTGCGTTCCGACATCGAGGTCGCGCATTATCTGACCGAGCTGATCGACGCCGCGGTGCGCGCCGAACTCGGCCGCTACAAGACCAGTGCGGATTATCGCCGGTTCCGCCACCAGGACCGTCATCTCGCCAACGCCTCCTTCAGCTTCGGCATGGTGGTGTCGATCGGCGACAAGCTGATGGCGATGAAGGCCGCGCGCGACAAGGTCAATGACGGCGCCGGCCGCGGCCTCGTGGTGCTGAAATCCGCGGTGGTCGACGAGGAGTTCTGCAAGCTCGACCTCAAGCTCCGCGCGTCGCGCGGCACCGGCCGGACGGTGTCGATGACGGCCTATGAGGCCGGCGGCAGCGCCGGGGCGAAGCTCACGATCAATCCCGAAATCGGCGCCGATCCGCCCGCCGCGCTGAAGCGCTAG
- the recQ gene encoding DNA helicase RecQ, translating into MTLSASRHASDDLDARALSTLNHVFGLPGFRGHQEAIIRHVAHGGDCLVLMPTGGGKSLCYQLPALLRDGCGIVVSPLIALMRDQVAGLLEAGVRAAALNSSLSYAEADAIERQLLAGELDLLYVAPERLLTPRCLAMLARAKIALFAIDEAHCVSQWGHDFRPEYVGLSAIAEKFPNVPRIALTATADALTRREISERLGLTDAPCFVSSFDRPNIRYAIVDKQNAPAQLKAFIADKHMGHSGVVYCLSRAKVEDIADTLCKAGIDALPYHAGLPAEIRARNQDRFINEDGVVIVATIAFGMGIDKPDVRFVAHLDLPKSIEAYYQETGRAGRDGKPSDAWMAYGLSDIVQQRRMIDESSGSDAFKRVSMGKLDALVGLCESTACRRTRLLGYFGETALEPQCGNCDNCLSPPKVIDGTVAAQKLLSCAYRTGQRFGAQHLIDVLLGRLTERVGQFGHDKLSVFGIGGEFNEKQWRAVIRQLVSLGHLAPDSEAFGALKLTESSRAVLKGDAQVMLREQTGGRPPRAKSRRGDLVGGAPRESTGDPDLFAALKAWRSEVAKSRGVPAYVVLHDATMDGIAAVRPRSLDELRGIPGIGDKKLEHYGQELLALVNASGS; encoded by the coding sequence ATGACCCTCTCCGCCTCGCGCCACGCCTCCGACGACCTCGATGCCCGCGCGCTGTCGACGCTGAATCACGTGTTCGGCCTGCCCGGCTTTCGCGGCCATCAGGAAGCGATCATCCGCCATGTCGCGCATGGCGGCGATTGTCTGGTGCTGATGCCGACCGGGGGCGGCAAGTCGCTGTGCTACCAGTTGCCCGCCCTGTTGAGAGACGGCTGCGGCATCGTGGTGTCGCCGCTGATCGCGCTGATGCGCGACCAGGTGGCGGGGCTGCTGGAGGCCGGCGTGCGCGCCGCGGCGCTGAATTCCAGCCTAAGCTACGCCGAGGCCGACGCGATCGAGCGGCAGCTGCTCGCCGGCGAACTCGACCTTTTATACGTCGCCCCCGAACGCCTGCTGACACCGCGTTGCCTGGCGATGCTGGCGCGGGCGAAAATCGCGCTGTTCGCGATCGACGAGGCGCATTGCGTGTCGCAATGGGGCCACGACTTCCGGCCGGAATATGTCGGCCTCTCCGCCATCGCCGAGAAATTCCCCAACGTGCCGCGGATCGCCCTGACCGCGACCGCCGACGCACTGACGCGGCGCGAGATCAGCGAGCGGCTCGGCCTCACCGACGCGCCCTGCTTCGTGTCGAGCTTCGACCGGCCGAACATCCGCTACGCCATCGTCGACAAGCAGAATGCGCCGGCGCAGCTCAAGGCGTTCATCGCCGACAAGCATATGGGCCATTCCGGCGTGGTGTATTGCCTGTCGCGCGCCAAGGTCGAGGACATCGCCGACACGCTGTGCAAGGCCGGCATCGACGCGCTGCCCTATCACGCCGGTCTGCCGGCGGAGATCCGCGCGCGCAATCAGGACCGCTTCATCAACGAGGACGGCGTGGTGATCGTCGCCACCATCGCGTTCGGCATGGGCATCGACAAGCCCGACGTGCGCTTCGTCGCGCATCTCGACCTGCCCAAGAGCATCGAGGCCTATTATCAGGAGACCGGCCGCGCCGGCCGCGACGGCAAGCCGTCGGATGCCTGGATGGCCTACGGCCTTTCCGACATCGTGCAGCAGCGGCGGATGATCGACGAATCCTCCGGCTCCGACGCCTTCAAGCGGGTGTCGATGGGCAAGCTCGATGCGCTGGTCGGCCTGTGTGAATCCACCGCCTGCCGCCGCACCCGGCTGCTCGGCTATTTCGGCGAGACGGCGCTCGAGCCGCAGTGCGGCAATTGCGATAATTGTCTGTCGCCGCCCAAGGTGATCGACGGCACCGTGGCGGCGCAGAAGCTGCTGTCCTGCGCCTATCGCACCGGGCAGCGGTTCGGCGCCCAGCATCTGATCGACGTGCTGCTCGGCCGCCTGACCGAGCGCGTCGGCCAGTTCGGCCACGACAAGCTCTCGGTGTTCGGCATCGGCGGCGAATTCAACGAGAAGCAATGGCGGGCGGTGATCCGGCAATTGGTGTCGCTCGGGCACCTCGCGCCGGACAGCGAGGCGTTCGGCGCGCTGAAACTCACCGAGAGTTCGCGCGCGGTGCTGAAGGGCGACGCGCAGGTGATGCTGCGCGAGCAGACCGGCGGCCGGCCGCCGCGGGCGAAATCCCGCCGCGGCGATCTGGTCGGCGGCGCGCCGCGCGAATCGACCGGCGATCCGGATCTGTTCGCGGCGCTGAAGGCGTGGCGCTCCGAGGTGGCGAAGAGCCGCGGCGTGCCGGCCTATGTGGTGCTGCACGACGCCACCATGGACGGTATCGCCGCAGTGCGCCCACGCTCGCTCGACGAACTGCGCGGCATTCCCGGGATCGGCGACAAGAAGCTGGAGCATTATGGCCAGGAATTGCTGGCCCTGGTAAATGCCTCAGGCAGCTGA
- a CDS encoding AMP-binding protein, translating into MPQPREAPGIVSPFAGMDVPWLLRLHAQARPEHPFVIWAPFDAPARVWRYGEFHDRVGALAAGLVARGVRPGDAVLIHLDNCAEFLLAWFACVELGALAVTTNTRSAAAEIDYFADHCNAVAAITQPAYAELVAANCKKLRWIAVISHDPGSPLPAQPVAKAESFDSLFGDSANRPRRPTDPFAPCSVQYTSGTTSRPKAVLWTHANALWGAKINAAHQTLRADDVHLAYLPLFHTNALAYSMLASLWVGGTCVVQPRFSSSRFWKVALEHRCTWNSNIAFCLKALMDQETPKDHSFRLWGTAVAEPPVFAGFGIKIIGWWGMTETITHGIIAEADQPNTPMSIGRAAPEYAIRIVGEDGAPTAVGDTGNLLIKGVPGLSLFAEYLHNEQATRDSFDEHGYFITGDRVTLLEHGAIRFGDRAKDMLKVGGENVAASEIEQVVITVPGVREAAVVAKKHPMLDEVPVVFVIPAAGVDKAAPDLADQILAACSRSLADFKRPREVRLVDDMPRSTLEKVAKAELRKMLAE; encoded by the coding sequence ATGCCGCAACCCAGAGAAGCGCCGGGGATTGTCAGTCCGTTCGCCGGCATGGACGTGCCATGGCTGCTGCGGCTGCACGCGCAGGCGCGGCCCGAACATCCCTTCGTGATCTGGGCGCCGTTCGACGCCCCGGCGCGGGTCTGGCGCTACGGCGAATTCCACGACCGCGTCGGCGCGCTCGCCGCCGGCCTGGTCGCGCGCGGCGTCCGGCCCGGCGACGCGGTGCTGATCCATCTCGACAATTGCGCCGAATTCCTGCTCGCCTGGTTCGCCTGCGTCGAGCTCGGCGCGCTCGCGGTGACCACCAACACCCGCTCGGCGGCGGCCGAGATCGATTACTTCGCCGACCACTGCAACGCCGTCGCCGCCATCACCCAGCCGGCCTATGCCGAACTGGTCGCGGCGAACTGCAAGAAGCTGCGCTGGATCGCGGTGATCTCGCACGATCCCGGCTCGCCGCTGCCGGCGCAGCCGGTGGCGAAGGCGGAGTCGTTCGACAGCCTGTTCGGCGACAGCGCCAACCGGCCGCGGCGGCCGACCGACCCGTTCGCGCCGTGCAGCGTGCAGTACACTTCGGGCACCACGTCGCGGCCGAAGGCGGTGCTGTGGACCCACGCCAACGCGCTGTGGGGCGCCAAGATCAACGCCGCCCACCAGACGCTGCGCGCCGACGACGTCCACCTCGCTTACCTGCCGCTGTTCCACACCAACGCGCTGGCCTATTCGATGCTGGCGAGCCTGTGGGTCGGCGGCACCTGCGTGGTGCAGCCGCGGTTCTCGTCGAGCCGGTTCTGGAAGGTGGCGCTGGAGCACCGCTGCACCTGGAATTCCAACATCGCGTTCTGCCTGAAGGCGCTGATGGATCAGGAGACGCCGAAGGATCACTCGTTCCGTCTGTGGGGCACCGCGGTCGCCGAACCGCCGGTCTTCGCCGGGTTCGGCATCAAGATCATCGGCTGGTGGGGCATGACCGAGACCATCACCCACGGCATCATCGCCGAGGCCGACCAGCCCAACACGCCGATGTCGATCGGCCGCGCCGCGCCCGAATATGCGATCCGCATCGTCGGCGAGGACGGCGCGCCGACGGCCGTCGGCGACACCGGCAATCTGCTGATCAAGGGCGTGCCGGGCCTGTCGCTGTTCGCGGAGTATCTGCACAACGAGCAGGCCACCCGCGACAGCTTCGACGAGCACGGCTACTTCATCACCGGCGACCGCGTCACGCTGCTGGAGCACGGCGCGATCCGGTTCGGCGACCGCGCCAAGGACATGCTCAAGGTCGGCGGCGAGAACGTAGCGGCGTCCGAGATCGAGCAGGTGGTGATCACCGTGCCGGGCGTGCGCGAGGCCGCGGTGGTGGCGAAGAAGCACCCGATGCTCGACGAGGTGCCGGTGGTGTTCGTGATCCCGGCGGCCGGCGTCGACAAGGCGGCGCCCGACCTCGCCGATCAGATCCTGGCGGCGTGCAGCCGGTCGCTCGCCGATTTCAAGCGCCCGCGCGAAGTGCGCCTGGTCGACGACATGCCGCGCTCGACGCTGGAGAAGGTGGCGAAGGCGGAATTGCGCAAGATGCTGGCGGAGTAG
- a CDS encoding DUF3551 domain-containing protein, producing MKTLALAAMALGALGATQLITAKPAAAQVEYPYCKQGAHQGYPGNCNFVSFESCRYSAQGTGGNCVANPRYSASGGGYGNAYGYAPAYGQSDY from the coding sequence ATGAAGACTCTGGCTCTGGCCGCAATGGCGCTCGGCGCGCTCGGCGCGACTCAATTGATCACCGCGAAGCCCGCCGCGGCGCAGGTCGAATACCCCTACTGCAAGCAGGGTGCTCACCAGGGCTATCCCGGCAACTGCAATTTCGTCAGCTTCGAATCCTGCCGCTACTCGGCGCAGGGCACCGGCGGCAATTGCGTGGCGAACCCGCGCTACAGCGCCTCGGGTGGCGGTTACGGCAATGCCTACGGCTACGCGCCGGCCTACGGTCAGTCGGACTACTGA